In the genome of Neofelis nebulosa isolate mNeoNeb1 chromosome 6, mNeoNeb1.pri, whole genome shotgun sequence, one region contains:
- the RAB23 gene encoding ras-related protein Rab-23 isoform X3, whose translation MLWDTAGQEEFDAITKAYYRGAQACVLVFSTTDRESFEAISSWREKVVAEVGDIPTVLVQNKIDLLDDSCIKNEEAEALAKKLKLRFYRTSVKEDLNVTEVFKYLAEKYLQKLKQQIAEDPELMHSSSNKIVLFRWSDIFGGKITALWTGFNFFASDEASPVFEGIVHKKCQKTGFAEFEMLENITEMPKYVGTDFNVMGQGKIASVLFLKLVI comes from the exons ATGTTATGGGATACAGCAGGTCAAGAGGAATTTGATGCAATAACAAAGGCCTACTATCGAG GAGCCCAGGCTTGTGTGCTTGTATTTTCTACCACAGACAGGGAATCTTTTGAAGCAATTTCCAGTTGGAGAGAGAAAGTCGTAGCTGAAGTTGGAGATATACCAACTGTGCTTGTGCAAAACAAGATTGATCTCTTGGATGACTCTTGTATAAAGAA tgaggaagctgaggcactgGCAAAAAAGTTAAAGCTAAGATTCTACAGAACATCAGTGAAAGAAGATCTAAATGTGACTGAAG tatttaaatatttggctGAAAAATATCTTCAGAAACTCAAACAGCAAATAGCTGAGGATCCAGAATTAATGCATTCAAGTAGTAACAAAATTG TGCTTTTCAGATGGAGTGACATCTTTGGTGGAAAAATTACTGCCTTGTGgactggttttaatttttttgcatcaGACGAAGCTTCTCCTGTTTTTGAAGGAATAGTCCATAAGAAGTGTCAAAAAACAGGTTTTGCTGAATTTGAAATGCTGGAAAACATAACTGAAATGCCTAAATATGTTGGTACAGATTTTAATGTTATGGGTCAAGGAAAGATAGCAAGCGTTCTTTTTCTGAAGTTGGTCATATAG